The genomic segment AGGCGTCGCGCCCGCCGGGCCCCGCCGCGCCGAACACCGCCTCGGACAGCCGCCACAACGCCATGCAGGCCAGGCCGATCCCCAGTGCCCACACCAGGAAGCCGCCGAACGGTTGCCTGGCCAACTCCTTCACCGCACCGCCCCGATCGGCCTGCCGGCCGGAATCGCCGACGGCGATTCGCAGGGCCAGGACGCCGACCAGGAGGTACACCACGCCACGCGCCACGAACCCCGCGCGCCCTGCGGCGGCCATCGCGGTACCGCCCGCCGTGGAACGCCCCACGGCGGTGTTTCGTAGTCCGGTCGTCGTTGTCCTCATCGCGAAGAGACCCTTCTGTGTCCGTCTCCCCGCGCCTGCCCCGAGGCCGGCTTTCGATGCCGCCCGGGCATCGACGGATCGATCTCGCGGCGTCGCGCCGCCGGGCTTCAGAAGGTCAGATGCGCGGCCACCGGGGCGTGGTCGGAGCCGGCCGCGCCCTGGCGTTCGACGGGCTGAGCGTTGATCGACGGCAGGGGGCCGTCGGCGCCGATGAACACCTCCTCGAGGCGTTGCAGCAGTTGGTGGCTGACCAAAAGGTGGTCGATCAGTTCGCCCTGACCCTCGAAGACACGCGAGACCCGGTGCTCCACGGGGATCTTCAGGCCGAGGTTCCACAACCGCGCCGCGTCCCCCTTGTCCGGCCGGTCGAAGCCGCCGGTGCCGATCTGCGATCCGGGCGGGCCGTACAGGATCTGCGTGGTCGCGGCGAGCGGGGTGTCGTTGAGGTCGCCCATCACGATCACGTCGCGGGTGCGACCGTCGCCGCCGAGGAGTTCGTCGGCGAGGGCACGCATCGTGGTCGCCTCGGCGCCGCGCCGCCACAGCGCGTACGCCGCGTAGCGGGCGCGTTCGCTCTCGTTCTTCGGGCTGTGCCGATTCCCCGGATAGGTCAGCAGCTTCGACTTCAGGTGGCACACCGCCGCGTGCAGCGTCCGCCCTGGCACCGGTTCGAGGGCGACCGCGAGCCCGCCGCGACCCATCGCGTTCAGCGGTGCCCCGGTGTCCGCGGTCTGCAACGGGGTGAACTGGCTGGGGAAGGCGGTGACATCGGCGGTCACCGTGAGCGGGTGGCGGCTGAGGAACCCCACCCGGATCCGCCGGCCGTCCGGGTGCGCGGACACCTCGGTGTGCCACGTCCCGTCCAGGCGGCCGACGAGGTCGTGCAGCGCGTCCGGGTTGCCGACCTCCTGCACCCCGAGCAGGTCCGGCTTCAGCCGCTCGATCGTGGCCGCGAGCGAGTCCTGCTTCGCGTCGAACTCGGCTTGCGTCTTCGGGCCGTCCTGCTCCCCCGGCAGGAACAGGTTCTCGAGGTTCCACGTCGCCAACGTCACCCGCATGGGGCACCTCCCGCTGTCCGGCATGCCGCGCGTACGCCCGGTCGCACCCAGTCTCCGCGCGATACGCCTGCGCGTCCCGCCGAATCCCCGCACACCCGCCACCGTTTCACCCGGACGCCCCGGCCGACGCCGCGCCGCGACCAGGCCGAGCGGCACGGCCGTGTCTCGCCGATACCGGACGGATTCCGTCCGCTATCACCCGTAGCGTGCGTCTTCGAAGGCACCGACCGACACCCGGCGGCGGCGTCGACCCCTCTCAGGAGAATCCCGTGAACCTCGTCTCGATCCGCATCATCACCGACGACGTCGACCGCCTCGTCGACTTCTACGAGCAAGTCACCGGCGCGCCGGCCACCCGGTTCACCGAAGACTTCGCCGAGCTGGGCATCGGCTCGACCACCCTCGCGATCGGCAGCACCCGCACGGTCCCCCTGTTCGCCCCCGGCTCCGCCCGCGCGGGCGACAACCGCAGCGTCGTCATCGAATTCCTCGTCGACGACGTGGACGCCGTCCACCGAGACCTGACCGGAGTCGTGACCGACTTCGTCAACGAGCCGACCACGATGCCGTGGGGCAACCGCGCGCTCCTGTTCCGCGACCCCGACGGCAACCTCGTCAACTTCTTCACCCCCGTG from the Embleya scabrispora genome contains:
- a CDS encoding VOC family protein; protein product: MNLVSIRIITDDVDRLVDFYEQVTGAPATRFTEDFAELGIGSTTLAIGSTRTVPLFAPGSARAGDNRSVVIEFLVDDVDAVHRDLTGVVTDFVNEPTTMPWGNRALLFRDPDGNLVNFFTPVTPAAIAKFAR
- a CDS encoding endonuclease/exonuclease/phosphatase family protein; amino-acid sequence: MTLATWNLENLFLPGEQDGPKTQAEFDAKQDSLAATIERLKPDLLGVQEVGNPDALHDLVGRLDGTWHTEVSAHPDGRRIRVGFLSRHPLTVTADVTAFPSQFTPLQTADTGAPLNAMGRGGLAVALEPVPGRTLHAAVCHLKSKLLTYPGNRHSPKNESERARYAAYALWRRGAEATTMRALADELLGGDGRTRDVIVMGDLNDTPLAATTQILYGPPGSQIGTGGFDRPDKGDAARLWNLGLKIPVEHRVSRVFEGQGELIDHLLVSHQLLQRLEEVFIGADGPLPSINAQPVERQGAAGSDHAPVAAHLTF